One Pseudoalteromonas sp. UG3-2 DNA window includes the following coding sequences:
- a CDS encoding endonuclease/exonuclease/phosphatase family protein produces MRLFSLAVLLFASLSHAQTIRVATFNVSMEASNYQQPNQALEPDKLQTLLKQGDHPQIKNIAEIIQRVRPDILLLNEFDYIAEPEQGIVAFVKNYLQQSQADQSPIQYPYHFIAPVNTGLPTEFDLDNNGEKSRFGADAQGFGFYQGQYGMAVLSKFPIDKTQVRTLQQFLWRDMPNHLKTTEPETGAPWYSDAEWQALRLSSKSHWDIPIQVGNKVVHLLAMHPTPPVFDGPEDRNGARNHDEIRLMADYLSPATSAYIYDDKGQKGGLKDATRFVIAGDFNAADEGDKHRPGVIEQLLQHDLVNAANAPTSDGGKQHSDANYSSRFTAHWGARVDYVLPSKHGLKIADSGVFWPTQSDPLHRLVKSRHASSDHRLVWVDITID; encoded by the coding sequence ATGAGATTATTTAGCTTAGCTGTACTGCTTTTCGCCTCACTCAGCCACGCACAAACAATACGCGTTGCGACATTCAACGTCAGTATGGAAGCGAGCAACTACCAACAGCCAAATCAGGCACTCGAGCCCGATAAATTACAAACACTGCTAAAACAAGGTGATCACCCTCAGATCAAAAACATTGCAGAGATAATTCAGCGAGTTCGGCCAGATATTCTGCTGTTAAATGAGTTTGATTATATTGCGGAACCTGAGCAGGGGATTGTCGCGTTTGTAAAAAACTATTTGCAACAATCACAGGCAGATCAGTCACCAATACAATACCCTTATCATTTTATTGCCCCAGTAAACACCGGATTGCCAACCGAGTTTGATCTTGATAACAATGGTGAAAAAAGTCGCTTTGGGGCTGATGCTCAAGGCTTTGGTTTTTATCAAGGCCAGTATGGCATGGCGGTGCTCTCTAAGTTCCCAATCGATAAAACCCAAGTTCGCACCTTGCAGCAATTTTTATGGCGAGATATGCCAAACCACCTTAAGACCACTGAGCCAGAAACCGGAGCGCCTTGGTATAGCGACGCCGAGTGGCAAGCCTTGCGGTTAAGCTCTAAATCGCATTGGGATATTCCTATCCAAGTTGGTAATAAGGTCGTACACCTATTGGCCATGCACCCAACACCACCGGTGTTTGATGGCCCAGAAGATCGCAATGGCGCGCGAAATCACGATGAAATCCGGTTAATGGCCGATTACCTGAGCCCTGCAACTAGCGCATATATTTATGATGATAAAGGTCAAAAAGGGGGCTTAAAAGATGCCACTCGATTTGTCATTGCCGGCGACTTTAATGCCGCGGATGAAGGGGATAAACACCGTCCAGGAGTGATAGAGCAATTACTGCAACATGATTTGGTTAACGCTGCCAATGCACCGACCAGTGACGGCGGCAAGCAACACAGCGATGCCAACTACAGTAGTCGCTTTACTGCCCATTGGGGAGCTCGAGTCGATTACGTATTACCGTCCAAACACGGCCTCAAAATTGCCGACAGTGGCGTATTTTGGCCAACCCAATCAGACCCATTGCATCGCTTGGTTAAAAGCCGCCATGCCAGCTCCGACCATCGTTTAGTCTGGGTGGATATCACCATAGACTAA
- a CDS encoding Glu/Leu/Phe/Val family dehydrogenase, whose protein sequence is MSTDLLQDALKRLHHIIEETGINEATYHALAHPQRTLSSHIAIRRDNGKLDYFKAYRCQYNDLLGPTKGGIRFHQDADQSEVEALALWMTLKCAAVNVPFGGGKGAVTVDPKSLSPMELERLARAYIRANADFIGPEQDIPAPDVYTNARVMGWMMDEYEKIARRKSPAVITGKPTTFGGSAGRESATGRGAFLMIEKLAEQFDWQREEKTIAIQGFGNGGYHCAKLLQQAGYKVVAVSDSKGAIYCPDGLDVESVYQEKQRSKALKAVYCDGSVCETVEHETLSNEELLALNVDVLVPAALAGAITSDNAEQVAAKFIVEIANGPVAADADSILQQQGVTVVPDILANAGGVIVSYFEWCQNRQGEMWSEEKVQSKLAEYIESAFDKAWALHQEHEIGLRDAVYLQALQRFEAALEAHGTQSYFANQE, encoded by the coding sequence ATGAGTACAGATTTATTACAAGATGCATTAAAGCGCCTTCATCATATCATTGAGGAAACAGGGATTAATGAAGCCACCTACCATGCCTTAGCACATCCACAACGCACGCTTTCAAGTCACATCGCTATTCGCCGCGACAATGGCAAATTAGATTACTTTAAGGCGTACCGCTGTCAGTACAATGACCTACTTGGGCCGACAAAAGGCGGAATACGCTTTCACCAAGACGCAGACCAAAGTGAAGTGGAAGCTTTAGCGCTGTGGATGACCTTAAAGTGTGCCGCGGTGAATGTGCCGTTTGGTGGCGGTAAGGGCGCCGTCACGGTCGACCCTAAGTCGTTAAGCCCGATGGAGCTTGAACGCTTAGCGCGAGCCTACATTCGCGCCAATGCCGACTTTATTGGCCCAGAGCAAGATATTCCAGCACCCGATGTTTACACCAATGCCCGAGTAATGGGTTGGATGATGGATGAATATGAAAAGATTGCTCGCCGTAAAAGTCCTGCGGTGATCACCGGAAAGCCAACCACCTTTGGCGGTAGTGCCGGTCGTGAGTCGGCCACTGGACGCGGTGCGTTTTTAATGATTGAAAAGCTTGCCGAGCAGTTTGATTGGCAGCGTGAAGAGAAAACCATTGCAATCCAAGGGTTTGGTAACGGCGGTTATCATTGTGCTAAGTTGCTGCAGCAAGCGGGTTATAAAGTGGTTGCAGTCAGTGACTCGAAGGGCGCGATTTATTGCCCTGACGGCTTAGATGTTGAAAGTGTTTACCAAGAAAAACAACGCAGCAAAGCCTTAAAGGCGGTGTACTGTGATGGCTCGGTGTGTGAAACCGTAGAGCATGAAACCTTAAGCAACGAAGAGTTGTTGGCCTTGAATGTGGACGTGCTAGTGCCAGCGGCGCTTGCAGGCGCGATAACGAGCGATAACGCAGAGCAGGTGGCGGCGAAGTTTATTGTTGAAATTGCTAACGGTCCGGTCGCTGCCGATGCCGATAGTATTTTGCAACAGCAAGGGGTGACTGTGGTACCCGATATTTTAGCCAATGCCGGTGGGGTCATAGTGAGCTATTTCGAGTGGTGTCAAAACCGCCAAGGTGAAATGTGGAGTGAAGAAAAAGTACAGAGTAAGTTGGCTGAGTACATTGAGTCGGCGTTTGATAAGGCTTGGGCGCTGCATCAGGAGCATGAAATTGGCTTGAGAGATGCGGTGTACTTGCAAGCTTTGCAACGTTTTGAAGCGGCACTTGAAGCGCACGGTACGCAATCGTACTTCGCCAACCAAGAATAA
- a CDS encoding UvrD-helicase domain-containing protein produces MINLLIEPHILSRLFDAVREIKCTQQGLFIRQASKVQSGLFAAMTKPPCYQHGRWYGVLTLTVDSGQVSVKVKPKNMPATSTQLHKLWLNTHSERMVKTATLAQQQLKHHYLSASLLNTFRASCQQLWQGWQHIPVSLLGEPTRQALAVVAEIATWTSQDINEFKAAFVDYYLHHDQAFFAQTEAQPLTLAQTKACIIQDDRQLLLAGAGTGKTSVIKAKVAYLLHRQLFKGDEILLLAYGNDAADEMRQRCQPLAGALTCATFHALSLSIIEHVEGQKPTISTLATSQSQLNQFIQESLLSLQQENEFARDWQRFYQQRGIGSEAKAIKLLCQLLPLVKQAQFLGNIDKLLPQYSDSMAVIFPLLAEYQLFLSNENSIDFEDMLQRAIHYVETKRFSSPWRMILVDEFQDISQLRARLLQALLKQNPQAQLFAVGDDWQAIYRFSGGDISLTTEFSRHFGEATTSYLDKTFRYPQTILDVASQFVCRNPEQIPKHIVANDSGVKGQGVVKVQSDDDLSQAQQLLGVIEQRSDRAVTVMLLARNHKALPDASCMAKWRNLYPQLQLSSNTFHAAKGTEADFTIIMGLQAHIFPSRKQSNALVEALLPGKGGFPDAEERRLFYVALTRAKRQCFVIEPSEGSYFLQEIA; encoded by the coding sequence TTGATTAACCTCTTGATAGAACCCCATATTTTAAGTCGTCTGTTTGACGCCGTGCGGGAAATAAAATGCACGCAACAAGGACTGTTTATTAGGCAGGCAAGCAAAGTACAAAGTGGCTTGTTTGCTGCTATGACAAAGCCGCCATGTTATCAACATGGCCGTTGGTATGGCGTACTCACCCTAACGGTGGACAGTGGCCAAGTCAGTGTGAAAGTGAAGCCTAAAAATATGCCGGCGACGTCTACCCAGTTGCATAAGCTGTGGTTGAACACACACAGTGAGCGCATGGTAAAAACGGCAACCTTGGCACAGCAACAGCTTAAGCATCATTACCTCAGTGCCAGTTTATTAAATACATTTCGTGCAAGTTGTCAGCAATTATGGCAGGGCTGGCAGCATATTCCTGTTTCGCTGTTGGGTGAACCCACGCGCCAAGCGCTGGCGGTGGTGGCTGAAATTGCCACATGGACAAGTCAGGATATCAACGAGTTTAAAGCTGCCTTTGTGGACTATTATCTGCATCATGATCAGGCGTTTTTTGCTCAAACCGAGGCCCAGCCTTTGACGTTAGCTCAGACTAAAGCGTGTATCATTCAAGACGATCGACAATTACTGTTAGCGGGAGCTGGTACCGGAAAAACCAGTGTCATTAAAGCTAAGGTGGCCTATCTACTCCATCGACAGTTATTTAAAGGCGATGAAATCTTATTACTAGCCTATGGCAACGATGCAGCAGATGAAATGCGCCAGCGCTGCCAACCATTGGCAGGTGCACTGACTTGCGCCACTTTTCATGCTTTGTCGCTGTCGATTATTGAACACGTAGAAGGGCAAAAGCCCACGATTTCAACTCTTGCCACCAGTCAAAGCCAGCTCAATCAGTTTATTCAAGAGTCGCTTTTGAGCCTACAGCAAGAAAATGAGTTTGCCCGCGACTGGCAACGTTTCTATCAGCAACGCGGCATTGGCAGTGAAGCGAAAGCCATTAAGTTGTTGTGCCAGCTTCTGCCGCTGGTAAAGCAAGCGCAGTTTCTTGGTAATATCGACAAGCTCTTACCCCAGTACAGCGACAGCATGGCGGTGATTTTTCCACTTCTTGCGGAATATCAATTGTTCTTAAGCAATGAAAACAGTATCGACTTTGAGGATATGCTACAGCGAGCCATTCATTACGTAGAAACCAAGCGTTTCAGCTCGCCATGGCGAATGATTTTGGTGGATGAGTTTCAGGATATTTCACAGCTGCGGGCTCGATTACTCCAAGCTTTGCTAAAGCAAAACCCCCAAGCACAGCTTTTCGCTGTGGGTGACGACTGGCAGGCCATTTACCGTTTTAGTGGCGGTGACATTAGCTTAACCACAGAGTTCAGCCGTCACTTTGGTGAAGCGACGACCAGCTATTTGGATAAAACCTTTCGTTACCCGCAAACCATTCTCGATGTCGCCAGTCAATTTGTGTGCCGTAATCCAGAGCAAATACCAAAGCACATTGTTGCCAACGACAGTGGCGTTAAAGGCCAAGGGGTTGTGAAAGTTCAGAGCGATGATGACCTTAGTCAAGCCCAGCAGCTTTTGGGTGTGATTGAGCAGCGCAGTGATAGGGCGGTTACGGTGATGTTATTGGCCCGTAACCACAAAGCCCTGCCCGACGCCAGTTGCATGGCAAAATGGCGCAACTTATATCCGCAGCTGCAGTTATCAAGTAACACTTTTCACGCTGCCAAAGGCACGGAAGCCGATTTTACGATTATTATGGGCTTACAAGCGCATATCTTCCCCTCAAGAAAACAATCGAATGCCTTAGTTGAAGCTCTATTACCGGGCAAAGGAGGGTTTCCGGATGCCGAAGAGCGGCGGTTATTTTATGTTGCGCTAACGCGAGCAAAACGACAGTGTTTTGTGATTGAGCCCAGTGAAGGCAGCTATTTTTTACAAGAAATCGCCTAA
- a CDS encoding flavodoxin family protein → MKTIVIYSSANPTGNTFQSATKIAQQYGAQLIYLDRYNIGEYCYQHSNSGDDFINLFRWILSFDHIVFASPVYWYAVTPRMKAFIDRITDFMDIESLQPELRALRDKQFSLLSTSNQKEVPRAFTQMLTGTFEYLGMSLKEQHHFCYS, encoded by the coding sequence ATGAAAACCATTGTTATTTATTCTAGCGCTAACCCAACAGGGAACACCTTTCAATCCGCTACTAAGATCGCACAGCAATATGGAGCTCAGCTGATTTATTTAGATAGGTATAATATTGGCGAATATTGTTATCAGCATTCTAATTCGGGAGACGATTTTATTAATTTGTTCCGCTGGATACTGAGCTTTGATCATATCGTTTTCGCCTCGCCTGTTTATTGGTACGCGGTAACACCAAGAATGAAAGCGTTTATTGATAGGATCACCGACTTTATGGATATTGAAAGTCTGCAACCTGAGCTCAGAGCACTGCGTGACAAGCAGTTTTCCTTGCTCTCGACTTCTAACCAAAAAGAAGTGCCAAGGGCGTTTACCCAGATGCTGACAGGGACTTTTGAATATTTAGGCATGTCGTTAAAAGAGCAACACCATTTTTGTTACTCTTAA
- the soxR gene encoding redox-sensitive transcriptional activator SoxR gives MEENKKTPEEPKLSVGKVAARADVAVSTLHFYESKGLIRSWRNNGNQRRYKKDVLRRIAIIKAGQKMGVTLAEIKDTLDTLPEARTPNKADWTRLSKAWQAKLDEKIAYMQRLRTLVDGCIGCGCLSMKSCPIYNPDDIVANEASGAVILDQPEKANKAKNLVS, from the coding sequence ATGGAAGAAAACAAAAAAACTCCCGAAGAACCCAAATTGAGTGTCGGTAAGGTGGCTGCGCGAGCGGATGTTGCGGTGTCGACTTTGCATTTTTATGAGAGCAAAGGCCTGATCCGCAGTTGGCGTAATAATGGTAATCAACGGCGTTATAAAAAAGATGTTTTAAGGCGGATAGCCATTATTAAAGCAGGCCAGAAAATGGGGGTCACTCTGGCTGAAATCAAAGACACTCTCGACACGCTGCCTGAGGCAAGAACGCCCAATAAAGCCGACTGGACAAGGCTGTCTAAAGCGTGGCAAGCCAAGTTAGACGAAAAAATTGCCTACATGCAGCGCCTCAGAACGCTGGTTGATGGTTGTATTGGCTGCGGCTGTCTGTCGATGAAATCGTGCCCTATTTATAACCCTGATGACATTGTTGCCAATGAAGCCAGCGGAGCCGTGATACTCGACCAACCGGAAAAAGCCAATAAGGCAAAAAATTTGGTATCATAA
- a CDS encoding DUF885 domain-containing protein: MKKTALCMALAMAMGLTGCSLSPANSQDAAAQASVAMTPSAQFSQFSEQFIAALWQQYPEASLWAGYGKYDDIITIPNQAARTASVAFSKAWLAKLAAFDIEQLSDNQKIDYHLIENRLKRDIWHTETFKSWQWNPANYNVSYGFATILNSRFKSDDEKLKLVLERLKYVPDYYQAAQENIDTPTIEYTQLAIAQNQGAFSVLNDELLEKLATSLLTAEEKTLFKQRFAAAKSAINGYVSFLTNLEKELAENGNARSFRIGEELYEQKFAFDIQSGYSAKQMYQKALEDKARVTAEMVKITDSLWPKYFADTPRPESDRDAIAKLIKHLSVKHVKRENFVSEIKRQIPELEKFVIENDLITLDPEKPLVVRETPEYMRGFAGASISAPGPYDKKENTYYNVSPLDGMSDEQAESYLREYNHWILQILNIHEAIPGHYTQLVYANESPSLVKSILSNGAMIEGWAVYTERMMLEQGYGNFEPEMWLMYYKWNLRVICNTILDYAIQVKGISREEGLDLLMNGAFQERAEAEGKWRRATLSQVQLTSYYSGYREIYDFREAQKQKLGDDFDLKAFHEEFLSFGSAPVKYIRQLMSK, translated from the coding sequence ATGAAAAAAACCGCTTTATGTATGGCATTGGCCATGGCGATGGGCCTAACAGGTTGCTCGCTCTCCCCTGCCAATAGCCAAGACGCCGCTGCCCAAGCTTCCGTTGCAATGACACCCAGTGCACAGTTCTCGCAGTTTTCAGAGCAATTTATTGCGGCATTGTGGCAACAATACCCAGAGGCTTCTTTATGGGCCGGTTACGGTAAATACGACGATATTATTACTATCCCTAATCAAGCCGCACGCACTGCCAGTGTGGCATTTTCCAAAGCTTGGTTAGCCAAATTGGCCGCATTCGATATTGAACAGCTAAGCGACAACCAAAAGATTGATTATCACCTCATTGAAAACCGTTTAAAGCGTGATATTTGGCACACCGAAACCTTTAAAAGCTGGCAGTGGAACCCTGCAAATTATAACGTTTCATACGGTTTTGCGACGATTTTAAACAGCCGTTTCAAAAGCGATGACGAAAAGCTGAAACTGGTTTTAGAAAGACTGAAATACGTACCCGACTATTATCAAGCTGCGCAAGAGAATATCGACACCCCAACCATTGAATATACCCAACTGGCCATCGCCCAAAACCAAGGTGCATTCAGTGTGTTAAACGATGAGCTGTTAGAAAAGCTCGCCACATCGTTGTTAACCGCTGAAGAAAAGACCTTGTTTAAGCAACGCTTTGCCGCCGCAAAATCGGCCATCAATGGTTATGTCAGCTTTTTAACCAACCTTGAAAAAGAACTGGCAGAAAATGGCAATGCAAGGTCATTTAGAATTGGTGAAGAACTTTATGAGCAGAAGTTTGCTTTCGATATTCAATCGGGCTACAGCGCCAAACAAATGTATCAAAAAGCGCTGGAAGACAAAGCCCGTGTTACCGCGGAAATGGTTAAAATTACCGATTCACTATGGCCTAAATACTTTGCTGATACCCCACGCCCAGAGTCGGATCGCGACGCCATTGCCAAACTGATTAAACACTTGTCGGTAAAGCACGTTAAACGCGAAAACTTTGTCAGTGAGATAAAACGCCAAATCCCTGAACTCGAAAAATTTGTCATTGAAAACGACCTCATTACTCTGGACCCAGAAAAGCCACTGGTAGTGAGAGAAACTCCCGAGTACATGCGTGGTTTTGCGGGTGCTTCCATCAGTGCGCCAGGTCCGTATGACAAAAAGGAAAATACCTACTACAACGTTTCACCACTGGATGGCATGAGCGATGAGCAAGCCGAATCCTACCTGCGTGAATACAACCATTGGATCTTACAGATCTTAAACATTCATGAAGCTATCCCAGGTCATTACACCCAGCTGGTATACGCAAATGAATCGCCCTCACTGGTGAAAAGTATCCTCAGTAATGGCGCGATGATCGAAGGCTGGGCGGTATATACCGAGCGTATGATGCTGGAGCAAGGCTATGGTAATTTTGAGCCCGAAATGTGGCTTATGTATTACAAATGGAACCTACGAGTGATTTGTAACACCATTTTAGACTATGCCATTCAAGTGAAAGGGATCAGTCGCGAAGAGGGCCTCGATTTGTTAATGAATGGCGCTTTCCAAGAGCGCGCAGAGGCTGAAGGCAAGTGGCGCCGTGCAACCTTAAGCCAAGTTCAGCTCACCAGTTATTACTCAGGTTATCGTGAAATTTACGATTTCCGAGAAGCACAAAAGCAAAAGCTAGGTGATGATTTTGACCTCAAAGCCTTCCATGAAGAGTTCCTAAGTTTCGGCAGCGCGCCGGTCAAATACATTCGCCAACTAATGAGCAAATAA
- a CDS encoding S46 family peptidase encodes MRFKAISTAMVLACSSFVSADEGMWQPHQLPQLESVLKAKGLEIDPESISKLTEFPMNAVISLGGCTASFVSPKGLVVTNHHCAYGSIQYNSTTENNILENGFLAKTPSEDLPAAPGSRIYVTKEVNNVTEQVNEGTASLAGKARFDAIDSKRKALVSECEQDERYRCNVYTFHGGLEYYLIKSLEIKDVRLAYTPAMGVGKYGGDIDNWMWPRHTGDFAFYRAYVGKDGQPAEYAEDNVPYSPESFLSVSAKGVQEGDFVMVTGYPGRTNRYRIASEVDYVFNTVYPMVRKHNSKYVALIEENAPQGSQARIAYESTIAGYNNYIKNFGSMIESFQKGDMFERKKQFEQDLLAWINADEARQQKYGEVLSQLRDLVAESQQHYKRDMMVGYIHRSQMMSTARMLYRLAVEQQKPDAERESGYQTRDLPKIEARLKRMSRRYDEAVDKAIMLHFIEQYAALPKSERLAEVDKQLQLENGFNKAQQQALLDEMYANSKLADEKARLWMMDVELEQLNQSADPFIQYAKAVYPVMKRIEDQEKELAGKQQSARPALMEAIIAFNKSQGKPVYADANSTLRVTYGTVQGYSPQDGMQATPFTSLEGLLAKNTDAEPFNAPKKQQQLIRNKEYGEYTGGMNTVPVNFLSNVDTTGGNSGSPTLNGKAELVGLLFDGVYESIIGDWDYDKNLNRSIHVDSRYMLWVMDKVDNAQNLLDEMNIVK; translated from the coding sequence ATGCGCTTTAAAGCTATCTCCACGGCCATGGTGTTGGCCTGCTCATCGTTTGTAAGTGCCGATGAGGGGATGTGGCAGCCACATCAATTACCTCAACTTGAGTCTGTACTTAAAGCAAAAGGCTTGGAAATCGATCCTGAGTCCATTTCAAAACTGACCGAGTTCCCGATGAACGCAGTAATTAGTCTCGGTGGTTGTACCGCTTCTTTTGTTTCGCCCAAAGGCCTGGTGGTGACTAACCATCATTGTGCATATGGGTCTATCCAGTACAACTCAACCACAGAAAACAATATTTTAGAAAATGGTTTTTTAGCTAAAACTCCAAGCGAAGATTTACCAGCGGCACCTGGTTCACGAATATATGTGACAAAAGAAGTCAATAACGTCACTGAGCAAGTTAATGAAGGGACAGCCTCACTGGCGGGGAAAGCGCGTTTTGACGCCATTGATAGCAAGCGCAAGGCCTTAGTTTCTGAATGTGAGCAAGATGAGCGCTATCGCTGTAATGTTTATACGTTTCATGGCGGGTTAGAATATTACCTAATTAAATCGTTGGAAATAAAAGACGTGCGCTTAGCGTACACACCAGCGATGGGCGTAGGTAAATACGGTGGCGATATCGATAACTGGATGTGGCCGCGTCACACCGGTGATTTTGCTTTTTACCGTGCTTATGTCGGTAAAGATGGTCAGCCTGCTGAATACGCTGAAGACAATGTCCCTTATTCACCTGAGTCGTTTTTAAGTGTTAGCGCTAAGGGCGTGCAAGAAGGGGACTTTGTCATGGTGACAGGCTACCCAGGTCGTACTAACCGTTACCGCATCGCTTCTGAAGTCGATTATGTGTTTAATACGGTTTACCCCATGGTACGCAAGCATAACAGCAAGTATGTTGCCTTGATTGAAGAAAACGCGCCACAGGGCTCGCAAGCCCGTATTGCTTATGAAAGCACCATTGCCGGGTATAACAACTACATTAAAAACTTTGGCTCGATGATTGAAAGCTTCCAAAAAGGCGACATGTTTGAGCGTAAAAAGCAGTTTGAACAAGACTTGTTGGCATGGATTAATGCCGATGAAGCGCGACAACAAAAATACGGCGAGGTATTATCACAACTGCGCGATCTGGTTGCTGAATCGCAGCAGCATTATAAGCGCGACATGATGGTTGGATATATTCATCGTTCGCAGATGATGTCCACAGCAAGAATGCTTTATCGTTTAGCTGTTGAGCAACAAAAGCCGGACGCGGAACGTGAAAGTGGCTATCAAACTCGAGACTTACCAAAAATTGAAGCACGCTTAAAGCGTATGTCACGCCGTTATGATGAAGCCGTAGATAAAGCCATTATGTTGCACTTTATTGAGCAATATGCTGCTTTACCGAAATCGGAACGTTTAGCTGAAGTGGACAAGCAACTGCAGCTTGAAAATGGTTTTAATAAAGCACAGCAGCAAGCATTACTTGATGAAATGTACGCCAATTCCAAGCTTGCGGATGAAAAAGCACGCCTTTGGATGATGGATGTTGAGCTGGAACAATTAAACCAAAGTGCCGATCCATTTATTCAATACGCTAAGGCAGTATATCCTGTTATGAAGCGCATTGAAGACCAAGAAAAGGAACTGGCTGGTAAGCAGCAATCGGCGCGTCCAGCTTTAATGGAAGCCATCATCGCTTTTAATAAGTCGCAAGGCAAACCTGTGTATGCTGATGCCAATAGCACTTTGCGTGTGACCTACGGTACCGTGCAGGGTTACTCGCCGCAAGACGGCATGCAGGCAACGCCATTTACTTCTTTAGAGGGCTTGCTGGCAAAAAATACCGACGCTGAGCCATTTAATGCACCGAAAAAGCAGCAACAGCTTATTCGCAATAAAGAGTATGGCGAATACACCGGCGGCATGAACACAGTACCAGTTAACTTCCTATCGAATGTGGATACCACCGGCGGTAACTCCGGCTCACCAACCCTTAATGGTAAAGCGGAGTTGGTCGGTTTATTGTTTGATGGCGTGTATGAAAGCATCATCGGCGACTGGGATTATGATAAAAACCTAAACCGCTCAATCCATGTCGACTCGCGCTATATGCTGTGGGTGATGGACAAAGTGGATAATGCTCAAAACTTGCTTGATGAAATGAACATTGTGAAATAA